One Comamonas endophytica DNA window includes the following coding sequences:
- the sctQ gene encoding type III secretion system cytoplasmic ring protein SctQ, with amino-acid sequence MSSSLSAPFLSALPQLSRNEAQARTTIAQRAREMPVRCGGTQWLASLRPVIQSPWPAVAGDTVADIEWAGAQLQLQLPEAAADQMLSALLEGAALAQLPGEMQAAALSAALSELMDRLEQLGRGTPQIRGIVREPMAAALPHAFALRLDAVNGTQSIAGLLRTDSLGLLLIAGLASALPPHAGPLANDSLPLTLRLDIGYATVSVQELQQLGLGDVLPMERSLVSAERVLWLQAPGAGGLHVHLPAMPAETAATEVFPDDAQSLEPAREARAAAPFLTVVQPWTPAMPTPENPPADAAGFDAIPVRLSFDLGEISLALAEVRALQPGQAIRLEHPVASAVRIRANGALIGEGELVEIDGQLGVSISRLFAPKPAP; translated from the coding sequence ATGTCAAGCTCCCTCTCCGCCCCGTTCCTGTCGGCATTGCCGCAGCTGTCGCGCAACGAGGCGCAGGCAAGAACGACCATTGCCCAGCGCGCCAGGGAGATGCCCGTGCGCTGTGGTGGAACGCAGTGGCTGGCCAGCCTGCGTCCCGTCATCCAGTCCCCCTGGCCAGCGGTGGCCGGCGACACCGTTGCCGACATCGAATGGGCGGGCGCGCAGCTGCAACTGCAGCTGCCCGAAGCGGCCGCCGATCAAATGCTGTCGGCCTTGCTGGAGGGCGCAGCGCTGGCGCAGCTGCCCGGGGAAATGCAGGCCGCGGCGCTGAGCGCGGCCCTGAGCGAGCTGATGGACCGCCTGGAGCAGCTGGGCCGCGGCACGCCGCAGATACGCGGCATCGTGCGCGAACCGATGGCCGCCGCGCTGCCCCATGCGTTTGCCCTGCGGCTCGATGCCGTGAACGGCACGCAATCCATCGCCGGGCTGCTGCGCACCGACAGCCTGGGCTTGCTGCTGATCGCCGGACTGGCCTCGGCCCTGCCGCCGCATGCGGGCCCATTGGCGAATGACTCCCTGCCCCTGACGCTGCGCCTGGACATCGGCTACGCCACCGTCTCGGTGCAGGAGCTGCAGCAGCTGGGCCTGGGCGATGTGCTGCCGATGGAGCGCAGCCTGGTGTCGGCCGAGCGGGTGCTGTGGCTGCAGGCGCCTGGCGCCGGCGGCCTGCACGTGCACCTTCCCGCCATGCCCGCCGAAACCGCCGCCACTGAAGTGTTTCCAGACGATGCGCAGTCCCTGGAGCCCGCGCGGGAAGCGCGCGCCGCAGCCCCCTTTCTCACCGTCGTACAGCCCTGGACCCCCGCCATGCCCACTCCTGAGAATCCCCCGGCCGACGCTGCCGGTTTCGATGCCATCCCGGTGCGCCTGTCCTTCGACCTCGGCGAGATCTCCCTGGCACTTGCCGAAGTGCGCGCGCTCCAGCCCGGCCAGGCCATACGCCTGGAGCACCCGGTGGCCAGCGCCGTGCGCATCCGCGCCAACGGCGCGCTGATCGGCGAGGGCGAGCTGGTCGAGATCGATGGGCAGCTGGGCGTGTCCATCAGCCGGCTGTTTGCCCCGAAGCCCGCGCCATGA
- the sctR gene encoding type III secretion system export apparatus subunit SctR produces the protein MNTFDPITLAVLLALMALMPVLVVVSTSFLKIAVVMSLLRNALGVQQMPPNLALYGMALILSVYVMAPVGMHMFDRLTAQPDTLKSVPALISGVRDGAEPLREFMLGNSRVEQRDFFVRTARRLWGPLLSEGMTERDFIVLMPAFVVSELTAAFQIGFLIYLPFVVIDLIVSNILLAMGMMMVSPVTISLPLKLFLFVMVDGWSRLIQGLVLTYV, from the coding sequence ATGAACACCTTCGACCCGATCACCCTTGCGGTTCTGCTGGCGCTGATGGCGCTGATGCCGGTCCTGGTCGTCGTGAGCACCTCGTTCCTCAAGATCGCCGTGGTCATGTCGCTGCTGCGCAATGCGCTGGGGGTGCAGCAGATGCCCCCGAACCTGGCCCTGTACGGCATGGCGCTGATCCTGTCCGTGTATGTCATGGCGCCCGTGGGCATGCACATGTTCGACCGTCTCACGGCCCAGCCCGACACGCTCAAGAGCGTTCCCGCGCTGATCAGCGGCGTGCGCGACGGCGCTGAACCGCTGCGCGAATTCATGCTCGGGAACAGCCGGGTCGAGCAGCGTGATTTCTTCGTGCGCACCGCCCGGCGCCTGTGGGGGCCGCTGCTGTCGGAAGGCATGACGGAGCGGGATTTCATCGTGCTGATGCCGGCCTTCGTGGTGTCGGAGCTGACGGCCGCCTTCCAGATCGGTTTTCTCATCTATCTGCCGTTCGTGGTGATCGACCTGATCGTCTCCAACATCCTGCTGGCCATGGGGATGATGATGGTCTCGCCCGTCACGATCTCGCTGCCGCTCAAGCTGTTCCTGTTCGTGATGGTCGACGGCTGGTCGCGCCTGATCCAGGGACTGGTGCTTACCTACGTCTGA
- the sctS gene encoding type III secretion system export apparatus subunit SctS — translation MQSVDVVSYFTQALYLVLWLSLPPIVVGSIVGTLFSLLQALTQIQEQTLSFGIKLIAVSVTILLTARWVGGEMFNFTVQIFDAMPALGR, via the coding sequence ATGCAATCCGTCGATGTCGTCTCGTACTTCACCCAGGCGCTGTATCTGGTGCTCTGGCTCTCGCTGCCGCCGATCGTCGTCGGCTCCATTGTCGGCACGCTGTTCTCGCTGCTCCAGGCGCTGACGCAGATCCAGGAGCAGACCCTGTCGTTCGGCATCAAGCTGATCGCCGTGTCCGTGACCATCCTGCTGACCGCGCGCTGGGTCGGCGGGGAAATGTTCAATTTCACCGTGCAGATCTTCGACGCCATGCCTGCGCTCGGGCGCTGA
- the sctT gene encoding type III secretion system export apparatus subunit SctT: MDFPVTYEQAQSYVKTLALTQPRILAMFLVLPLFNTQLIPGMLRFAVAGALGLVLVPALYPAVMPVEIKPMALVLLMLKEAFLGFVIGYLAAIPFWIFEAVGFLVDNQRGASIASTLNPLTGNDSSPLGILFNQAFIVFFLISGGFALLLGTLYDSFTLWSVLQWTPELRAESVPLLLGQLDRLVRMALLLSAPALVAMFLAEFGLALVSRFAPQLQVFFMAMPIKSALAMLVLMLYAPFLFDYGADEVLDVGRILPWLRDQWGPGG, encoded by the coding sequence ATGGATTTTCCGGTTACTTACGAGCAGGCCCAGTCGTACGTCAAGACGCTGGCTCTCACCCAGCCGCGCATCCTCGCCATGTTCCTCGTCCTGCCGCTGTTCAACACCCAGCTCATTCCCGGAATGCTGCGTTTTGCCGTGGCCGGTGCCCTGGGCCTGGTGCTGGTGCCGGCACTGTATCCCGCGGTGATGCCGGTCGAGATCAAGCCGATGGCGCTGGTGCTGCTCATGCTCAAGGAGGCGTTCCTCGGCTTCGTGATCGGCTACCTGGCAGCCATTCCCTTCTGGATCTTCGAGGCCGTGGGCTTCCTGGTCGACAACCAGCGCGGCGCCAGCATTGCCTCCACGCTCAACCCGCTCACCGGCAATGATTCCTCACCGCTGGGCATCCTGTTCAACCAGGCCTTCATCGTCTTTTTCCTGATCAGCGGCGGCTTCGCACTGCTGCTGGGAACGCTCTATGACAGCTTCACGCTGTGGAGCGTGTTGCAGTGGACACCCGAGCTGCGCGCCGAGTCGGTGCCCCTGCTGCTGGGACAGCTCGACCGGCTGGTACGCATGGCGCTGCTCCTGTCCGCTCCTGCCCTGGTGGCCATGTTCCTGGCCGAGTTCGGCCTGGCCCTGGTGAGCCGCTTCGCCCCCCAGCTGCAGGTGTTCTTCATGGCCATGCCGATCAAGAGCGCCCTGGCCATGCTGGTGCTGATGCTGTATGCCCCCTTCCTGTTCGACTACGGCGCCGACGAGGTGCTGGACGTGGGCCGGATCCTTCCCTGGCTGCGCGACCAGTGGGGGCCTGGCGGCTGA
- the sctU gene encoding type III secretion system export apparatus subunit SctU, which produces MSEKTEQPTAKRLRDSRKKGDVSYSKDFTQTLLILAIFGYLLGNSGHIVERLGQMILMPSALLRLNFEEAANTLLIELLSAAAWLVLPFVGIVLGIGILADALQVGVLFAFDKIKPSGKKLNVLENAKNVVSKKNLVEFLKSCIKIGFLSTLLTLLIRDALPILTSIPDAGLAGLGQIMASLLKTMLVHIGLAYSAIALADFVWQRLNYRKGLMMSKDEIKQEYKQMEGDPHIKHQRKQLHQEMQHESAVQSAREATVVVTNPTHLAVALRYDEEETPLPMILAKGEGALAQRMMQAAREAGVPVMQNIPLARALTAQGEAGQYIPTELIEPVAEILRLLQQLDQQPPT; this is translated from the coding sequence ATGAGCGAGAAAACCGAGCAACCCACGGCCAAGCGCCTGCGCGATTCGCGCAAGAAGGGCGATGTCTCCTACAGCAAGGACTTCACCCAGACGCTGCTGATCCTGGCCATCTTCGGCTACCTGCTGGGCAACAGCGGCCACATCGTCGAACGCCTGGGCCAGATGATCCTGATGCCCAGTGCCCTGCTGCGCCTGAACTTCGAGGAGGCGGCCAACACCCTGCTCATCGAACTGCTGAGCGCCGCCGCCTGGCTGGTGCTGCCCTTCGTCGGCATCGTGCTGGGCATAGGCATCCTGGCGGATGCCTTGCAGGTCGGCGTCCTGTTCGCTTTCGACAAGATCAAGCCCTCGGGCAAGAAGCTCAACGTGCTGGAGAACGCCAAGAACGTGGTGTCGAAGAAGAACCTGGTGGAGTTCCTCAAGTCCTGCATCAAGATCGGCTTCCTGTCCACCCTGCTGACCCTCCTGATCCGCGACGCCCTGCCGATATTGACCAGCATCCCGGACGCCGGGCTTGCGGGCCTGGGCCAGATCATGGCCAGCCTGCTCAAGACCATGCTGGTGCACATCGGCCTGGCCTATTCCGCCATCGCGCTGGCCGACTTCGTCTGGCAGCGCCTGAACTACCGCAAGGGTCTGATGATGTCCAAAGACGAAATCAAGCAGGAATACAAGCAGATGGAGGGCGACCCTCACATCAAGCACCAGCGCAAGCAGCTGCACCAGGAGATGCAGCACGAAAGCGCGGTGCAAAGCGCGCGCGAAGCCACCGTGGTGGTGACCAACCCGACCCACCTGGCGGTGGCGCTGCGCTATGACGAGGAGGAAACGCCGCTGCCGATGATCCTCGCCAAGGGCGAAGGGGCGCTGGCCCAGCGGATGATGCAAGCCGCGCGCGAAGCCGGTGTTCCGGTGATGCAGAACATCCCGCTGGCACGCGCATTGACCGCGCAGGGAGAGGCTGGTCAATACATTCCCACCGAACTGATCGAGCCGGTGGCCGAAATCCTTCGGCTGCTGCAGCAGCTCGACCAGCAACCGCCGACCTGA
- the sctC gene encoding type III secretion system outer membrane ring subunit SctC, whose amino-acid sequence MNLLPLPPAFRRSLHAARTAAGKARRALLALACASCFSACWTVAQAAPPPWTEAPYSYYADNTPLPQVLRDFASSFSLSLELSPQVAGKVQGRFNSASPTEFIDRLASVYGLTWFTHAGTLYVGRTTEAATRSISAGGGSIATVRQALLSLGVLDARFGWGELPEQGMALVSGPAPYVALIERTMAQLPQMAGGQQVAVFRLKHASVDDRTILYRDRQITTPGLAQVLRNLIGGQSGSSGVNNALAAALAPGQGLPGLAGMAGAANVAGLNFDPGSSGLPTGPFASANGTANATGAQTGAGADPKVAAAAMGMRRATPSIQADSRLNAIIVQDTAERMPLYRSLIEQLDIPSPLIEIEAMIVDINSSRLDELGIAWNARRGGIVAGFGSMTSSGDGNDLVLGSVARGATVDPTSLVVSSGNFLINRIRALEGTGEARIQSRPSILTIDNIGALLDLSETFYVRTIGERVATVTPITAGTTLRVTPHYVQRTGGPVIQLDVDIEDGQIQETRTDTLPRVRRSVVSTQAIVGEGQTLLIGGYKSTQSTRDVNKVPGLGSLPVIGLLFSNRVENQQSSERLFMIKPRLVSLPVGVATDLQALREPASALVPAPLEARPPATIVEPAP is encoded by the coding sequence ATGAACCTGCTCCCGCTTCCGCCCGCTTTCCGGCGCTCCCTCCACGCTGCGCGCACCGCTGCCGGCAAGGCCCGCCGGGCGCTGCTGGCACTGGCCTGCGCCAGCTGCTTCAGCGCCTGCTGGACCGTTGCCCAGGCCGCTCCCCCGCCATGGACCGAGGCGCCCTACAGCTACTACGCCGACAACACCCCGCTGCCCCAGGTGCTGCGCGACTTCGCCAGCAGCTTCAGCCTGTCGCTGGAGCTCTCGCCCCAGGTCGCGGGCAAGGTGCAGGGCAGGTTCAACAGCGCCAGCCCGACCGAGTTCATCGACCGGCTGGCCAGCGTCTACGGGCTCACCTGGTTCACCCATGCCGGGACGCTCTACGTGGGCCGCACCACCGAAGCCGCCACGCGCAGCATCAGCGCGGGCGGCGGCAGCATCGCCACCGTGCGCCAGGCGCTGCTCAGCCTGGGCGTGCTGGACGCGCGCTTCGGCTGGGGCGAGCTGCCCGAGCAAGGCATGGCGCTGGTATCGGGCCCCGCGCCCTATGTGGCACTGATCGAGCGCACCATGGCCCAGCTGCCGCAGATGGCGGGCGGCCAGCAGGTCGCGGTGTTCCGCCTCAAGCATGCATCGGTCGACGACCGAACCATCCTCTACCGCGACCGCCAGATCACCACCCCGGGCCTGGCCCAGGTGCTGCGCAACCTGATCGGCGGCCAGTCGGGCAGCTCGGGCGTGAACAATGCGCTGGCCGCCGCATTGGCCCCCGGCCAGGGCCTGCCCGGCCTGGCGGGCATGGCCGGCGCCGCCAACGTCGCGGGACTGAATTTCGACCCCGGCAGCTCCGGCCTGCCCACCGGCCCCTTTGCCTCGGCCAACGGCACGGCGAACGCCACCGGCGCGCAGACCGGCGCCGGCGCCGACCCGAAGGTGGCCGCCGCGGCCATGGGAATGCGGCGTGCCACCCCCTCGATCCAGGCCGACTCGCGGCTCAACGCCATCATCGTGCAAGACACGGCCGAGCGCATGCCGCTCTACCGCAGCCTGATCGAGCAGCTCGATATTCCTTCGCCGCTGATCGAGATCGAGGCCATGATCGTCGACATCAACTCCTCGCGCCTGGACGAGCTGGGCATCGCCTGGAACGCGCGCCGCGGCGGCATCGTGGCCGGCTTCGGCTCGATGACCAGCAGCGGCGACGGCAACGACCTGGTGCTGGGGTCGGTGGCGCGCGGTGCCACGGTCGATCCGACCAGTCTGGTGGTGAGCTCCGGCAACTTCCTGATCAACCGCATCCGGGCGCTCGAAGGCACGGGCGAGGCGCGCATCCAGTCGCGTCCCTCGATCCTGACCATCGACAACATCGGCGCGCTGCTCGACCTCTCCGAAACCTTCTATGTGCGCACCATCGGCGAGCGCGTGGCCACCGTCACGCCGATCACCGCCGGCACCACGCTGCGCGTCACGCCGCACTATGTGCAGCGCACCGGCGGGCCGGTGATCCAGCTGGATGTCGACATCGAGGATGGCCAGATCCAGGAAACCCGCACCGACACCCTGCCCCGGGTGCGCCGCAGCGTGGTCAGCACCCAGGCCATCGTCGGCGAGGGCCAGACGCTGCTGATAGGGGGCTACAAGAGCACGCAATCGACGCGCGACGTCAACAAGGTGCCAGGCCTAGGTTCCTTGCCCGTCATTGGCCTGCTGTTCTCCAATCGGGTCGAGAACCAGCAGTCCAGCGAGCGCCTGTTCATGATCAAGCCCCGGCTGGTGAGCCTGCCCGTGGGTGTCGCGACAGACCTGCAGGCGCTGCGCGAGCCAGCGTCGGCCCTCGTGCCTGCGCCGCTCGAGGCCCGGCCGCCCGCGACCATCGTGGAGCCAGCGCCCTGA
- a CDS encoding RNA polymerase sigma factor, giving the protein MPAMDEQSLAQRDALFQSLVQAHGARLQRFIIKNIGNAGDAQDLAQQAFLEAVRSYSSFKGQSELSTWLYGIAMNLVRNHLSRAPQRRHEFTDESALSDMPADALAPDERFEQTQRMRHLQAALEDLPESMRSILLMVAVDEMSYESAAALLTIPVGTVRSRLSRARAALRVKLLARGIELDF; this is encoded by the coding sequence ATGCCAGCGATGGACGAACAGTCGTTGGCCCAGCGTGACGCGCTCTTCCAGTCTCTCGTGCAGGCCCATGGCGCACGCCTGCAGCGTTTCATCATCAAGAACATCGGCAATGCAGGCGATGCCCAGGACCTGGCCCAGCAGGCATTCCTGGAAGCCGTGCGTTCCTACAGTTCCTTCAAGGGGCAATCCGAACTGTCGACCTGGCTGTACGGCATTGCCATGAACCTGGTGCGCAACCACCTGTCCCGCGCTCCGCAGCGGCGCCACGAATTCACCGATGAATCGGCGCTGTCCGACATGCCCGCCGATGCGCTGGCACCGGACGAGAGGTTCGAGCAGACCCAGCGCATGCGGCACCTGCAGGCGGCGCTGGAAGACCTGCCCGAAAGCATGCGCTCGATCCTGCTGATGGTGGCCGTGGACGAGATGTCCTATGAGTCGGCCGCGGCGTTGCTGACCATCCCCGTGGGCACGGTGCGCAGCCGGCTCTCGCGCGCACGCGCCGCCCTGCGCGTCAAGTTGCTGGCACGCGGCATCGAACTCGATTTCTGA
- a CDS encoding sensor domain-containing diguanylate cyclase encodes MFDLAPVSLWMEDYSGLKQLFDRWRADGVTDLLAHLREDPERLRRCSQSYKVLRVNQYTLDLFKAADQQTLQSRLHEVFRGDMLDSILVELLALWDGQQGFETRSVNYALDGRRLDVQVRARVLPGYEDNWSRVLVSLEDVTAEVQSTEKLKRSEQYARDLFEHSPVSLWVEDFSEVKRLLDEVRARGISDFRTFLKVHPEFVTRCMKEIRVIDVNRQTLEMFGAPSKPELLQNLSRVFRGEMYDSFAEQLMDLWDGRLVQQREVVNYSLNGDILHIHLEFSINVHAQNWELVLLSLVDITARKKAEAYLEYLGKHDVLTQLRNRAFYMEELNRLSRKGPWPLAVIAIDMNGLKAVNDEHGHAAGDAMLRRLGEVLAKAVDDPACVARIGGDEFMVLLPATDERGAQAMQERILSLLELNNQFYPGHTIHLAMGHAVGQEGASMEGIVHRADQAMYADKLRFYEADERDRRAAAAAPLAVAPVSVA; translated from the coding sequence ATGTTCGACCTTGCCCCTGTATCCCTGTGGATGGAGGATTACAGCGGGCTCAAGCAACTGTTCGACCGGTGGCGTGCCGACGGTGTCACGGATCTTCTGGCCCATCTGCGCGAAGATCCGGAACGGCTTCGGCGCTGCAGCCAGTCCTACAAGGTGCTGCGCGTCAATCAATACACTCTCGACCTGTTCAAGGCGGCGGACCAGCAGACGCTGCAAAGCCGGCTGCACGAGGTGTTCCGCGGCGACATGCTCGACAGCATCCTGGTGGAACTGCTCGCGCTGTGGGACGGGCAGCAGGGCTTTGAAACCCGCTCGGTGAACTACGCGCTCGACGGCCGCCGGCTGGATGTCCAGGTGCGCGCCCGCGTCCTGCCGGGCTATGAGGACAACTGGAGCCGGGTGCTGGTTTCGCTCGAGGATGTGACCGCCGAGGTGCAAAGCACGGAAAAGCTCAAGCGCAGCGAGCAGTATGCGCGCGATCTCTTCGAGCATTCGCCGGTCTCTCTGTGGGTCGAGGATTTCAGCGAGGTCAAGCGCCTGCTCGACGAGGTGCGCGCGCGCGGCATCAGCGACTTCCGCACCTTCCTCAAGGTGCACCCGGAGTTCGTCACGCGCTGCATGAAGGAGATCCGCGTGATCGACGTCAACCGGCAGACGCTGGAGATGTTTGGCGCTCCGAGCAAGCCCGAGCTGCTGCAGAACCTGTCGCGCGTCTTTCGCGGGGAGATGTACGACTCCTTCGCCGAGCAGCTGATGGACCTCTGGGACGGCAGGCTGGTGCAGCAACGCGAGGTGGTCAACTATTCGCTCAACGGCGACATCCTGCACATCCATCTGGAATTCTCGATCAACGTCCACGCGCAGAACTGGGAACTGGTGCTGCTGTCGCTGGTCGACATCACGGCGCGCAAGAAAGCCGAGGCCTACCTCGAGTACCTGGGCAAGCACGATGTGCTGACCCAGCTGCGCAACCGCGCATTCTACATGGAGGAGCTCAACCGCCTGTCGCGCAAGGGCCCCTGGCCGCTGGCCGTCATCGCGATCGACATGAACGGCCTCAAGGCCGTGAACGACGAGCATGGCCATGCCGCCGGCGATGCGATGCTGCGCCGCCTGGGCGAGGTGTTGGCCAAGGCGGTCGACGACCCGGCCTGCGTGGCGCGCATCGGCGGCGACGAGTTCATGGTGTTGCTGCCGGCCACGGATGAGCGCGGTGCGCAGGCCATGCAGGAGCGCATCCTGTCGCTGCTCGAGCTGAACAACCAGTTCTATCCGGGCCATACCATCCATCTGGCCATGGGCCATGCCGTGGGGCAGGAAGGCGCATCGATGGAAGGCATCGTGCACCGTGCCGACCAGGCGATGTATGCCGACAAGCTGCGCTTCTACGAGGCCGACGAGCGCGATCGGCGCGCGGCGGCGGCTGCCCCGCTGGCTGTGGCGCCTGTCAGCGTGGCCTGA
- a CDS encoding serine/threonine protein kinase, giving the protein MRTPITPEEAGKPHLDRSEDANADLPEGKDINDYLSAETDVADTLDEVSAHRFDDLPQDGPLNFDDGTDMGHPRGNTARDGGTWEAEGGDSGDLKPPSEVLSDSNGPSERKDAR; this is encoded by the coding sequence ATGCGTACACCCATCACCCCCGAAGAAGCCGGCAAGCCGCACCTCGACCGCAGCGAGGATGCCAATGCCGACCTGCCCGAAGGCAAGGACATCAACGACTACCTGAGCGCGGAAACCGACGTCGCCGACACGCTGGACGAGGTGTCGGCCCATCGTTTCGACGACCTGCCGCAGGACGGTCCGCTCAATTTCGACGACGGCACCGACATGGGCCATCCACGCGGCAACACGGCGCGCGACGGCGGCACCTGGGAGGCCGAAGGCGGCGACAGCGGCGATCTGAAGCCGCCTTCGGAAGTGCTTTCGGACAGCAACGGCCCGAGCGAGCGCAAGGACGCGCGCTGA
- a CDS encoding DUF3299 domain-containing protein — protein sequence MFSSLSPDMPRRRLLQALAASCLGAAPALQAAPFAEIGWEALVPPGWDPTKSFEDLQKLTELPDSDPRVQALYERMRKVWDEAPTVASLDGRAVRIPGFIVPLEGNEKALREFLLVPYFGACIHTPPPPANQIIHVKSDPPAKGFKTMSAVWVSGKLGRARTKSELGASGYSLQARRVEMFKEK from the coding sequence ATGTTTTCTTCCCTATCCCCCGACATGCCGCGGCGGCGCCTGCTGCAGGCGCTGGCCGCCTCCTGCCTGGGTGCGGCGCCCGCGCTGCAGGCCGCGCCCTTTGCCGAGATCGGCTGGGAGGCGCTGGTGCCGCCCGGATGGGACCCGACGAAGTCCTTCGAGGACCTGCAGAAGCTCACCGAGCTGCCGGATTCGGACCCCCGCGTGCAGGCGCTGTACGAGCGCATGCGCAAGGTCTGGGACGAGGCGCCCACGGTGGCCTCGCTCGATGGCCGGGCGGTGAGGATCCCGGGCTTCATCGTGCCGCTCGAAGGCAACGAGAAGGCGCTGCGCGAATTCCTGCTGGTGCCGTACTTCGGTGCCTGCATCCACACGCCGCCGCCGCCGGCCAACCAGATCATCCATGTGAAATCGGACCCGCCGGCGAAGGGTTTCAAGACCATGAGCGCGGTCTGGGTCAGCGGCAAGCTGGGGCGCGCGCGCACAAAATCCGAGCTTGGCGCGAGCGGCTACAGCTTGCAGGCCAGGCGCGTGGAGATGTTCAAGGAAAAGTAG
- a CDS encoding ABC transporter permease has product MSRAFLLGLAWRSAWNRRFTLALTVFSIALSTFMLLGVERVRTDLRSSFSSAVSGTDLIVGARTGSVQLLLYSVFHVGAATNNIRWSSVEALEQLRGVAWVVPLSLGDSHRGFPVLGTTPAYFAHFRYGEQQPLQLREGQRFRDLYEVVIGAELADRLGYRIGQRIALAHGTGEISLGAGHDDKPFTISGILARTGTPVDRTAHISLEAMEALHVDWMAGAPLPGKSISAEEARALQLQPRSVTAALVGLHNRAAVFSVQRQVNNFGAEPLMSVLPGVALDELWDVVGAGEQALLLMSGLVALVSMAGLMSVILAGLNERRRELAVLRTVGASPWQVLALLALEGILLTLAGMALGLLALVICVLAFNPWLQAHFGLTLDLRQVTSMQWLLLAGLLLAGWLASLLPGWRAYRLSLADGLSPRI; this is encoded by the coding sequence ATGAGCCGGGCCTTCCTGCTGGGCCTGGCCTGGCGCAGTGCCTGGAACCGGCGCTTCACGCTGGCGCTGACGGTGTTCTCGATTGCGCTGTCGACCTTCATGCTGCTGGGCGTGGAGCGCGTGCGCACCGATCTGCGCAGCAGCTTCAGCTCGGCCGTGTCGGGCACCGACCTGATCGTCGGCGCGCGCACCGGCTCCGTGCAGCTGCTGCTGTATTCCGTGTTCCATGTGGGCGCGGCCACCAACAACATCCGCTGGAGCAGCGTCGAGGCGCTGGAGCAGCTGCGCGGCGTGGCGTGGGTGGTGCCGCTGTCGCTGGGCGACTCGCACCGCGGTTTTCCGGTGCTGGGCACCACGCCGGCCTATTTCGCGCATTTCCGCTATGGCGAGCAGCAGCCGCTGCAACTGCGCGAAGGCCAGCGCTTTCGCGATCTCTACGAGGTGGTGATCGGCGCCGAGCTCGCGGACCGGCTCGGCTACCGCATCGGGCAGCGCATCGCGCTGGCGCACGGCACGGGCGAGATCAGCCTGGGCGCGGGCCACGACGACAAGCCCTTCACCATCAGCGGCATCCTGGCGCGCACCGGCACGCCCGTGGACCGCACCGCGCATATCAGCCTCGAGGCCATGGAGGCCCTGCACGTGGACTGGATGGCGGGCGCGCCGCTGCCGGGCAAAAGCATCAGTGCCGAAGAGGCGCGCGCGCTGCAGCTGCAGCCGCGCAGCGTGACCGCGGCGCTGGTGGGCCTGCACAACCGCGCCGCGGTGTTCTCGGTGCAGCGCCAGGTGAACAATTTCGGCGCCGAGCCGCTGATGTCGGTGCTGCCCGGCGTGGCGCTCGACGAGCTCTGGGACGTGGTGGGCGCGGGCGAGCAGGCGCTGCTGCTGATGTCGGGGCTGGTGGCATTGGTCAGCATGGCGGGCCTGATGTCGGTGATCCTGGCGGGGCTGAACGAGCGCCGGCGCGAGCTTGCCGTGCTGCGCACCGTGGGCGCAAGCCCCTGGCAGGTGCTGGCGCTGCTGGCCCTCGAGGGCATCCTGCTGACGCTGGCCGGCATGGCGCTGGGCCTCCTGGCGCTGGTGATCTGCGTGCTGGCCTTCAACCCCTGGCTGCAGGCGCACTTCGGCCTGACGCTGGATCTGCGCCAGGTGACCTCCATGCAGTGGCTGCTGCTGGCAGGGTTGCTGCTCGCGGGCTGGCTCGCGAGCCTGCTGCCGGGCTGGCGCGCCTACCGCCTGTCGCTGGCCGACGGGCTGTCTCCAAGGATCTGA